One part of the Schistocerca piceifrons isolate TAMUIC-IGC-003096 chromosome 2, iqSchPice1.1, whole genome shotgun sequence genome encodes these proteins:
- the LOC124775740 gene encoding micronuclear linker histone polyprotein-like, whose protein sequence is MELIKKVQQQKEKEKYNSKRKRKSTTAKGKGKVQQQKEKEKYNSKRKRKSTTAKGKGKVQQQKEKEKYNSKRKRKSTTAKGKGKVQQQKEKEKYNSKRKRKSTTAKGKGKVQQQKEKEKYNSKRKRKSTTAKGKGKVQQQKEKEKYNSKRKRKSTTAKGKGKGKVQQQKEKEKEKYNSKRKRKRKSTTAKGKGKGKVQQQKEKEKEKYNSKRKRKRKSTTAKGKGKGKVQQQKEKEKEKYNSKRKRKRKSTTAKGKGKGKVQQQKEKEKYNSKRKRKSTTAKGKGKVQQQKEKEKYNSKRKRKSTTAKGKGKVQQQKEKEKYNSKRKRKSTTAKGKGKVQQQKEKEKYNSKRKRKSTTAKGKGKVQQQKEKEKYNSKRKSTTAKGKVQQQKEKYNSKRKSTTAKGKVQQQKEKYNSKRKSTTAKGKVQQQKEKYNSKRKSTIAKGKVQQQKEKYNSKRKSTTAKGKVQQQKEKYNSKRKSTTVKGKVQQ, encoded by the coding sequence ATGGAGTTAATTAAAAAagtacaacagcaaaaggaaaaggaaaagtacaacagcaaaaggaaaaggaaaagtacaacagcaaaaggaaaaggaaaagtacaacagcaaaaggaaaaggaaaagtacaacagcaaaaggaaaaggaaaagtacaacagcaaaaggaaaaggaaaagtacaacagcaaaaggaaaaggaaaagtacaacagcaaaaggaaaaggaaaagtacaacagcaaaaggaaaaggaaaagtacaacagcaaaaggaaaaggaaaagtacaacagcaaaaggaaaaggaaaagtacaacagcaaaaggaaaaggaaaagtacaacagcaaaaggaaaaggaaaagtacaacagcaaaaggaaaaggaaaagtacaacagcaaaaggaaaaggaaaagtacaacagcaaaaggaaaaggaaaagtacaacagcaaaaggaaaaggaaaagtacaacagcaaaaggaaaaggaaaaggaaaagtacaacagcaaaaggaaaaggaaaaggaaaagtacaacagcaaaaggaaaaggaaaaggaaaagtacaacagcaaaaggaaaaggaaaaggaaaagtacaacagcaaaaggaaaaggaaaaggaaaagtacaacagcaaaaggaaaaggaaaaggaaaagtacaacagcaaaaggaaaaggaaaaggaaaagtacaacagcaaaaggaaaaggaaaaggaaaagtacaacagcaaaaggaaaaggaaaaggaaaagtacaacagcaaaaggaaaaggaaaaggaaaagtacaacagcaaaaggaaaaggaaaagtacaacagcaaaaggaaaaggaaaagtacaacagcaaaaggaaaaggaaaagtacaacagcaaaaggaaaaggaaaagtacaacagcaaaaggaaaaggaaaagtacaacagcaaaaggaaaaggaaaagtacaacagcaaaaggaaaaggaaaagtacaacagcaaaaggaaaaggaaaagtacaacagcaaaaggaaaaggaaaagtacaacagcaaaaggaaaaggaaaagtacaacagcaaaaggaaaaggaaaagtacaacagcaaaaggaaaaggaaaagtacaacagcaaaaggaaaaggaaaagtacaacagcaaaaggaaaagtacaacagcaaaaggaaaagtacaacagcaaaaggaaaagtacaacagcaaaaggaaaagtacaacagcaaaaggaaaagtacaacagcaaaaggaaaagtacaacagcaaaaggaaaagtacaacagcaaaaggaaaagtacaacagcaaaaggaaaagtacaacagcaaaaggaaaagtACAATAGCAAAAGGAAAagtacaacagcaaaaggaaaagtacaacagcaaaaggaaaagtacaacagcaaaaggaaaagtacaacagcaaaaggaaaagtACAACAGTAAAAGGAAAAGTACAACAGTAAAAGGAAAAGTACAACAGTAA